A single window of Oxyura jamaicensis isolate SHBP4307 breed ruddy duck chromosome 3, BPBGC_Ojam_1.0, whole genome shotgun sequence DNA harbors:
- the EFCAB2 gene encoding dynein regulatory complex protein 8, whose product MAEKEGNGEDGAVAEIEKKIIEAFEVFDHDCNKTVDVREIGSIVRSLGCFPTEAELHELLAKVEEEEEPTGYIHLEKFLPVMTKVLLDRSYRPIPEDVLLHAFEALDENKCGYLTKDELVKHMTEEGEPFTEEEMEEMLSNALDPETNTVHYRDYISMMIVDDPEDLPQ is encoded by the exons ATGGCGCAGTAGCTGAAATTGAGAAGAAGATTATAGAAGCTTTTGAGGTGTTTGACCATGACTGCAATAAAACTGTGGATGTCAG AGAGATTGGTTCAATTGTCAGGTCACTGGGTTGCTTCCCAACTGAGGCAGAACTTCATGAACTGCTTGCAAAG gtggaagaagaagaagaaccaACTGGATATATTCATCtggaaaaatttcttccagtGATGACAAAAGTTCTTCTCGACAGAAG CTACCGGCCTATTCCAGAAGATGTTCTCCTACATGCATTTGAG gcTTTAGATGAGAATAAATGTGGATATCTTACTAAAGACGAGCTGGTAAAACATATGACTGAAGAAG GTGAACCCTTTACTGAGGAAGAAATGGAGGAGATGCTCTCCAATGCTCTAGATCCAGAAACAAATACTGTTCACTACAGAGATTACATTTCAATGATGATAGTAGATGATCCTGAAGATCTTCCCCAGTAA